The following coding sequences are from one Verrucomicrobiia bacterium window:
- a CDS encoding cation-translocating P-type ATPase, translating to MSATASKAGERSACLIKAVAETMRAEPSLEAVQVRNGEPALSVATIGRHDSAALDATLSSRLKELRATPGEAGCALLQGNTSCAGCPSEKTEGSQPGVLVKHEGPMTTIARVTCPTAPSFWRWHELHFPKIVPRAVELPQDEHAEDEWKPQLVAAGICGVAGLAGYFLPAIALPCFVVSYVAGGWYALQEVLEHLRKGVLDVHFLMLAVAAGSAAVGEWEEGATLLFLFSLSGALEHYALGRTQKEIRSLFKNAPKTATILRENGKEEIMEVGMLQPGWRLLVKPGEAFPVDGEIIKGTTASDESNLTGEAIPVEKRAGDAVLAGTLNLWGAVEITVTKAASQSALERIIHLIREAQQQRAPSQNFTDRFGTPYTYTVLGATLVMFFVWWLGFQLPAFTSTVDVKSAFYRAMSLLVVASPCALVLSIPSAILAAIAWAAKRGILFRGGVAVERLAEVKVVALDKTGTLTTGDLKVDRVESFPAGHEGEVASLAWQLERLSTHPLARAITHHGKQNAFKQHEVSGFESVTGQGLKGKVEGREVIVGKREWVLSKTAKSEALPEHEAGTSEVWVSAGTLLGRLVLRDDVRPQSAQVIQQLHSLGLQPVVLTGDKRAAAANLVKSLGDLEVRAELNPEQKVEAVTSFNREGRLTAMVGDGVNDAPCLAAAHVGIAMGARGSDAALEQADIVLMHDRLENVLAACRLSRRAKAIIRQNLVISLGTVVVLVAFALAGAIPLTLAVVGHEGSTVIVVLNSLRLLLGTNDEG from the coding sequence ATGTCCGCTACTGCCTCCAAAGCCGGGGAGCGTTCCGCCTGCCTGATAAAGGCGGTGGCGGAAACGATGAGGGCGGAGCCTTCGTTAGAAGCGGTGCAGGTCCGTAACGGTGAACCGGCCCTGTCTGTGGCGACGATCGGACGGCATGATTCGGCGGCATTGGACGCTACACTGTCATCGAGGTTAAAAGAGTTGCGGGCAACTCCAGGAGAGGCTGGATGCGCGCTTCTGCAGGGCAATACCAGTTGTGCGGGTTGTCCTTCGGAAAAGACGGAAGGTTCGCAGCCCGGTGTCTTGGTGAAACATGAAGGGCCGATGACGACGATCGCGCGGGTCACCTGTCCGACAGCACCTTCATTCTGGCGCTGGCATGAACTTCATTTCCCCAAGATCGTTCCACGTGCCGTTGAACTGCCGCAGGATGAGCATGCTGAGGACGAGTGGAAGCCACAGTTGGTGGCGGCGGGGATATGTGGTGTGGCCGGGCTGGCCGGATATTTTTTACCAGCGATCGCGTTACCATGTTTTGTGGTCTCCTATGTCGCGGGTGGATGGTATGCCTTACAAGAGGTGCTGGAGCATCTGCGTAAAGGGGTGCTGGATGTGCATTTCCTGATGTTGGCCGTGGCCGCAGGGAGCGCTGCGGTAGGGGAGTGGGAAGAGGGGGCTACATTGCTCTTCCTGTTTTCCCTCTCCGGTGCGTTGGAGCATTATGCATTGGGGAGAACCCAAAAGGAGATCCGGTCGCTTTTCAAGAATGCACCGAAAACAGCCACGATATTGCGCGAGAACGGCAAGGAAGAGATCATGGAGGTAGGAATGCTGCAACCGGGATGGCGGTTGTTAGTGAAACCGGGCGAGGCATTTCCGGTGGATGGTGAGATAATCAAAGGGACCACTGCGAGTGATGAATCCAATCTCACAGGTGAAGCCATTCCGGTGGAGAAGCGCGCAGGGGATGCTGTGCTGGCGGGCACGTTGAATCTTTGGGGCGCAGTGGAGATCACGGTGACGAAGGCGGCAAGCCAGAGCGCCTTGGAGCGCATCATCCATCTCATCCGGGAGGCGCAGCAGCAGCGGGCGCCTTCACAGAATTTTACGGACCGTTTCGGAACTCCTTATACGTATACGGTGCTGGGGGCGACGTTGGTGATGTTCTTTGTCTGGTGGCTCGGGTTTCAATTGCCGGCGTTCACTTCCACGGTGGATGTGAAGAGCGCGTTTTACCGGGCGATGAGTCTGCTGGTGGTGGCCTCTCCGTGTGCGTTGGTGCTTTCCATCCCTTCGGCCATTCTGGCGGCGATCGCCTGGGCGGCGAAACGCGGCATCCTCTTTCGCGGAGGTGTGGCGGTGGAACGGCTGGCTGAAGTGAAGGTGGTGGCACTGGACAAGACGGGCACGCTGACCACGGGCGATCTGAAGGTGGATCGGGTGGAGTCATTTCCAGCAGGGCACGAAGGGGAGGTGGCATCGCTGGCCTGGCAATTGGAGCGTCTTTCCACACATCCTTTGGCACGGGCCATCACGCATCATGGAAAGCAGAATGCCTTCAAACAGCATGAGGTATCGGGTTTTGAGTCTGTTACGGGACAGGGACTGAAAGGCAAAGTCGAGGGAAGGGAAGTGATCGTCGGCAAGCGCGAGTGGGTATTGTCGAAAACTGCCAAATCCGAGGCATTGCCGGAGCACGAAGCGGGAACATCTGAAGTCTGGGTGTCCGCAGGAACTTTGCTGGGCAGGTTGGTGTTGCGCGATGATGTGAGACCGCAATCGGCACAAGTCATCCAGCAGCTTCATTCGCTGGGATTGCAACCCGTGGTGCTGACGGGAGACAAACGTGCAGCGGCGGCAAATCTGGTGAAGTCATTAGGTGATCTGGAGGTGCGTGCGGAGTTGAATCCAGAACAGAAGGTGGAAGCGGTCACAAGTTTCAATCGTGAGGGACGATTGACGGCGATGGTAGGAGATGGCGTCAATGATGCGCCATGTCTGGCGGCAGCGCACGTAGGCATTGCGATGGGAGCCCGCGGGTCGGATGCAGCCTTGGAACAGGCGGACATCGTGCTGATGCATGACCGCCTGGAGAATGTGCTGGCTGCGTGCCGCCTGAGCAGGAGGGCGAAAGCGATCATCCGGCAGAATCTGGTGATTTCATTAGGAACGGTGGTTGTGCTGGTCGCGTTCGCCTTGGCCGGAGCAATCCCTTTGACACTGGCTGTGGTGGGACATGAAGGGAGCACGGTGATCGTGGTGCTGAACAGTCTGCGGTTATTACTCGGGACAAATGATGAGGGTTGA
- a CDS encoding CehA/McbA family metallohydrolase → MKRHRLPMLVLAGLLSVGGVLWWRSGPADGPVHNGRNVSAWLQIIADPKADVLLRDEAEKAFIELGTNALPVLTNRLFTTETRYSRWRQESGTNWVETIRKRLPEELPAALWRRAAAKQITLLGSDAEQVAPLLAHALPDPDRAVRGYSYNLLNRLRASPEIIVPGLIECLRSPDPGIRVFGAGELGFIGPEAKAGVPALIQALGDEDDSVVLNAIVALGRIGTAAKGAVPQLRELLKSTKPEMQLNSASTLTRLDLNEAERVVPVLAGLLKHQDSSIVETAVRQLSDLGTHAAQASAQVEMLLEHSEGPIQQLAEEALGRMTRELQNPPADLLVGTSETYFLAVEGALEWDDFSSRKSVGRMLTLPFQAEASTNGYTLFLRQRGVKGNWRVLVNNQAVGNLVAQETELNAYFEVPARVITNGMNHLLIEPPKMVDDIEVADIRLVRGPAVPLFKECALTITAVEGPGGTPLPCRITIADGNGALAALLPMSGSGTNTNSLAMSVRPGVIYTRDGKASVNLLPGDYMVYASRGMEYSVATQQVTVAKGQTQSVNLSIRKEVNTKGWVAADTHIHTRTHSGHGDATIDERMLTIAGEGIELAIATDHNHHADYSEAAVRTKLKEHFTSVVGNEVTTKVGHFNAFPIASGSTVADFKSEDWGHLIRGMRATPGVQVVTLNHPRDLHSGFIPLGVTNFNPVTGQHVRLTNEVFDAMEVITSGAMQSDVYLLYRDWFALLNRGHRVMSVGSSDTHDVSRFILGQGRTYLAAGDEHPERIDVSEACKSLKAGKASVSLGLFADMDVAQKFHLGDLATNLTDEFIVTVHADSPSWTWVQKVELYANGVKIRETDYVQPRVRLRRSSGFVLNRPFHDVYLVGIATGPGVTAPFAETPRPYQPTSKTFTPKVLASTNPIWIDGDGDGKYTSPRGYAEQLVKDYGMNMERLLPALAPYDEAIVVQTLDICRERGVKFEGTEFQKVVEGASTVVKKALRLMKEGGNGK, encoded by the coding sequence ATGAAACGTCACCGCCTTCCAATGCTGGTCCTTGCGGGCCTGTTGTCTGTGGGCGGAGTTTTATGGTGGCGTTCCGGTCCGGCTGACGGGCCAGTGCATAACGGGCGGAATGTCAGTGCGTGGTTGCAAATCATCGCTGATCCGAAGGCGGATGTGCTGCTGCGGGATGAGGCAGAGAAAGCGTTCATCGAGTTAGGAACCAATGCGCTGCCGGTGTTGACGAACCGTTTGTTCACGACGGAGACAAGATACTCACGCTGGCGGCAGGAGAGCGGGACGAATTGGGTGGAAACCATCCGCAAGCGACTGCCGGAAGAATTGCCTGCGGCTTTGTGGCGACGCGCGGCAGCGAAGCAGATCACGTTGTTGGGAAGTGATGCTGAGCAGGTGGCGCCTTTGCTGGCACATGCTTTGCCCGATCCGGATCGGGCGGTGCGCGGGTATAGTTATAATCTGCTGAACCGGTTGCGGGCCTCGCCGGAGATCATTGTGCCAGGATTGATCGAGTGCTTGCGGAGTCCTGATCCGGGGATACGGGTGTTTGGGGCTGGTGAGTTGGGGTTCATCGGGCCGGAGGCGAAGGCGGGTGTGCCTGCATTGATACAAGCGCTGGGGGATGAGGACGATTCGGTGGTGTTGAATGCGATCGTGGCGTTGGGACGAATCGGGACAGCGGCGAAGGGGGCGGTTCCGCAGTTGAGGGAACTGCTGAAGAGTACGAAGCCGGAGATGCAATTGAACAGTGCGAGCACGTTGACGCGTTTGGATCTGAACGAGGCGGAGCGGGTGGTGCCGGTGTTGGCGGGATTGTTGAAGCATCAGGACAGTTCGATCGTGGAGACGGCGGTGAGGCAGCTCAGTGATCTGGGGACGCATGCGGCTCAGGCGAGTGCGCAGGTGGAAATGTTACTGGAGCATTCGGAGGGGCCGATCCAGCAACTGGCTGAGGAGGCGTTGGGGAGGATGACACGGGAGTTGCAGAATCCACCGGCGGATCTATTGGTGGGGACTTCGGAGACATACTTTCTGGCAGTGGAGGGGGCATTGGAATGGGATGATTTTTCGAGTCGCAAGTCAGTGGGGAGGATGTTGACGTTGCCGTTTCAGGCGGAGGCGTCAACGAATGGGTATACGCTTTTTCTGAGGCAGCGCGGGGTGAAGGGGAATTGGCGAGTGTTGGTGAATAATCAAGCGGTGGGGAATTTGGTGGCGCAGGAAACGGAGTTGAACGCGTATTTCGAAGTGCCAGCCAGAGTAATCACGAATGGGATGAATCATCTTCTCATCGAGCCGCCAAAGATGGTGGATGATATCGAGGTAGCGGATATCCGGTTGGTGCGTGGGCCAGCGGTGCCTTTGTTCAAAGAGTGTGCGTTGACCATCACGGCGGTGGAAGGGCCGGGGGGCACGCCTTTGCCATGTCGCATCACGATAGCGGATGGGAATGGGGCGTTGGCGGCATTGTTGCCGATGAGCGGTAGCGGGACGAATACGAATTCATTGGCGATGAGTGTGAGACCGGGGGTGATCTATACGCGGGATGGTAAGGCGAGTGTGAATCTGTTGCCGGGGGATTACATGGTGTATGCATCGCGAGGGATGGAGTATAGCGTGGCGACGCAGCAGGTGACGGTGGCGAAGGGGCAAACGCAGTCGGTGAATTTGAGCATCCGCAAAGAGGTGAACACGAAGGGTTGGGTGGCGGCGGACACGCATATCCATACACGCACGCACAGCGGGCATGGGGATGCGACGATCGATGAGCGGATGCTGACGATCGCGGGGGAAGGGATCGAACTGGCGATCGCGACGGATCACAATCATCATGCGGATTATTCGGAGGCGGCGGTGCGCACGAAGTTGAAGGAGCATTTCACGTCGGTGGTCGGTAATGAGGTGACGACGAAGGTGGGGCATTTCAATGCGTTTCCGATCGCGAGTGGCAGCACGGTGGCGGATTTTAAGAGTGAGGATTGGGGGCACTTGATACGAGGGATGCGGGCGACACCGGGTGTGCAGGTGGTGACGTTGAATCATCCGCGGGATTTGCACAGCGGGTTCATTCCGTTGGGGGTGACGAATTTCAATCCGGTCACTGGGCAGCATGTGCGGCTGACGAATGAGGTGTTTGATGCGATGGAGGTGATCACGTCGGGGGCGATGCAATCGGATGTGTATCTGCTATATCGGGATTGGTTCGCGTTGCTGAATCGGGGGCATCGTGTGATGTCAGTCGGTTCCAGTGATACGCATGATGTGAGCCGGTTTATTCTCGGTCAGGGGCGGACGTATCTGGCGGCGGGGGATGAGCATCCGGAGAGGATAGATGTGAGTGAGGCGTGCAAGAGTTTGAAGGCGGGGAAGGCTTCGGTGAGTTTGGGATTGTTCGCGGACATGGATGTGGCGCAGAAGTTTCATCTGGGCGATCTGGCGACGAATCTGACGGATGAGTTCATCGTGACGGTGCATGCGGATTCGCCTTCGTGGACGTGGGTGCAGAAGGTGGAGTTGTATGCGAACGGGGTGAAGATACGGGAGACGGATTATGTGCAGCCACGGGTGAGATTGCGGCGCAGTTCGGGTTTTGTGCTGAACCGCCCATTTCATGATGTGTATCTGGTGGGGATCGCGACGGGGCCGGGTGTTACGGCGCCGTTCGCTGAGACGCCGAGGCCGTATCAGCCGACTTCAAAGACGTTCACGCCGAAGGTGCTGGCTTCGACGAATCCGATCTGGATCGATGGGGATGGAGATGGGAAGTATACATCGCCGCGCGGGTATGCGGAGCAGTTGGTGAAGGATTATGGGATGAATATGGAAAGGCTGCTGCCTGCGTTGGCACCGTATGATGAAGCGATTGTGGTGCAGACGTTGGATATTTGCCGGGAGCGCGGGGTGAAGTTTGAGGGAACGGAATTTCAGAAGGTGGTGGAGGGGGCTTCGACGGTGGTGAAGAAAGCTTTACGCTTGATGAAGGAAGGTGGGAATGGGAAGTGA
- a CDS encoding pseudouridine synthase, with translation MLIAFNKPYGVLSQFTPDGSPNRPLAEFGFPKNVYPIGRLDADSEGLLLLSDEAGLNTRLLHPRNAHEREYWAQVERIPTAEALQQLCKGVVIQGHKSLPGKVWMLEPQPQVPPRDPPIRVRKSVADCWIGLELVEGKNRQVRRMTAAVGHPTLRLMRVRIGQFVLGDLAAGKWKELSVEERKLVLG, from the coding sequence GTGCTGATCGCTTTTAATAAACCTTACGGGGTGCTTTCGCAGTTCACGCCGGATGGATCGCCGAATCGCCCGCTGGCGGAGTTCGGCTTTCCGAAGAATGTGTATCCCATCGGGCGGCTGGATGCGGATAGTGAGGGGCTGTTGCTGTTGAGCGATGAGGCGGGGTTGAATACGCGGCTCTTGCATCCGCGCAATGCGCATGAACGGGAGTATTGGGCGCAGGTGGAACGGATTCCGACGGCGGAGGCGTTGCAGCAGTTGTGCAAAGGCGTGGTGATCCAAGGGCACAAGTCATTGCCGGGAAAGGTGTGGATGCTGGAGCCGCAGCCTCAGGTGCCGCCGCGTGATCCGCCGATACGGGTGCGGAAATCGGTGGCGGATTGCTGGATCGGGCTGGAACTGGTGGAGGGGAAGAATCGGCAGGTGCGGCGCATGACGGCGGCAGTGGGGCATCCGACGTTGCGGTTGATGCGGGTGCGGATCGGACAGTTTGTGCTGGGAGATTTGGCGGCGGGGAAGTGGAAGGAGCTTTCGGTGGAGGAGAGGAAGTTGGTATTGGGGTAG
- a CDS encoding cyclic nucleotide-binding domain-containing protein, with translation MHAQLQGVPIFAGLSEEAIELLVKHAREIEVKAGDFIVREGESGNRFYLVGEGEVRVVKHAGTAHEVELAHLIAHDFFGEMCILETLPRSASVQTVTDAKVIALSSMDFLSLYKALPSEYGILILNLARDLSRRIRHLDELFAARN, from the coding sequence ATGCACGCACAGCTTCAGGGTGTTCCCATCTTTGCGGGCTTGAGCGAAGAAGCCATCGAACTCTTGGTCAAACACGCCCGCGAGATCGAGGTGAAGGCGGGTGACTTCATCGTGCGTGAAGGCGAAAGCGGCAACCGCTTCTACCTCGTCGGCGAAGGCGAGGTACGCGTGGTGAAACACGCTGGCACCGCTCATGAAGTGGAACTTGCTCACCTCATCGCCCACGATTTCTTCGGCGAGATGTGCATCCTGGAAACACTCCCCCGCTCCGCCTCCGTGCAAACCGTGACCGATGCGAAAGTCATCGCCCTCTCCTCCATGGATTTCCTGAGCCTCTACAAAGCTCTCCCCTCAGAATACGGCATCCTCATCCTGAACCTCGCCCGCGACCTCTCCCGCCGCATCCGCCACCTCGACGAACTCTTCGCCGCCCGCAACTAA
- a CDS encoding DUF2238 domain-containing protein has translation MEKTPESASAPLVNKVEGLPVIAPGWAYEYKLLLVLGMAMVVSCIGAPYPREMYLQHSPTLFLLFFLPWINRRYPLSRAGFTCLIVFMLFHTLGARYIYSYVPYEQWCEGLFGFRMKETFGWRRNHYDRFVHFLFGLLWTLPVWEVLTRYLQMRPKFALYLAVEFVMAASMLYEVFEWGLTMVLSPKDANSYNGQQGDMWDAQKDMTLAMVGAMMTAGWLWLKRRS, from the coding sequence ATGGAAAAAACACCTGAATCAGCCAGTGCGCCTCTGGTAAACAAAGTAGAAGGTCTGCCGGTGATCGCGCCAGGGTGGGCTTATGAATATAAGCTATTGCTGGTTTTGGGCATGGCCATGGTGGTGAGTTGTATCGGGGCGCCTTATCCACGGGAGATGTATCTGCAACATTCGCCCACTTTGTTTCTGTTGTTTTTTCTGCCGTGGATCAATCGGCGGTATCCGTTGAGCCGGGCGGGCTTCACTTGTCTTATAGTGTTCATGTTGTTTCACACGTTGGGGGCGCGTTACATCTATTCTTATGTGCCCTACGAGCAGTGGTGTGAGGGGTTGTTCGGGTTTCGGATGAAGGAGACCTTCGGGTGGCGGCGGAATCATTATGACCGGTTCGTGCATTTTCTTTTCGGGTTGTTGTGGACGTTGCCGGTGTGGGAGGTGTTGACGCGGTATCTTCAGATGAGGCCGAAGTTCGCGCTGTATCTCGCAGTGGAGTTCGTGATGGCGGCGAGCATGTTGTATGAGGTGTTCGAGTGGGGGCTGACGATGGTGCTCTCGCCCAAAGATGCCAATTCATACAATGGCCAGCAGGGAGACATGTGGGACGCGCAGAAGGATATGACGCTGGCGATGGTGGGCGCGATGATGACGGCGGGGTGGTTGTGGTTGAAAAGGCGAAGTTAA
- a CDS encoding O-antigen ligase family protein, which translates to MSNRESKESAPAAASAVVAWVFAGLVVLLLLAPLVFWRELYDSLSVPKRALIQVVALGLCALVFFQGRVRRLPQPIGFFVCAFLLWALVSLTWAVNPWLGWWTWWQWVACALIAWVVWQVELTPVRLRALLWAMAGSGAVVAVIGLAQVWFQWSWVPQAIAPGSTLANRNMAAQVMVLVIPVATVLLYMARCRREFGLALGALTLCVTFLGHTFTKGCWIACVVSGAVALMLGWKVGWRPSFGSARFKGLVFAAVVAAVLINVTAQGPRWRWPEIGAYLTGLAEEPEEKVSEADRLQAKSSKSVAVRTVYWRNTLEMLREHPVQGVGLNNWRVVYPAATLKGVTDVTMASSSPERTHNDLLQVWAELGTVGLLLGLAVVGLFLREVWRGLHHVREREERIVLIGAVAALGAIAVDSLFSFPLDREVPPLFGAVLLGLILQIIKGNGGTPHPQSFSPPRGEGRITEASSPLPSPPTPEERGFATGGLIDSKYSRALAVAVFIGAVFMGLWHVRQWGADGFFKQQLAAMRRADWTEVVRLGNRIKELDPTRVDAWRFTGRAQYQLGQFDEAWMDLKLVQRYLPDDSQVLYYLAQCAQKRGQFTQAEELLRRVAAILPKEALYPHHLGLLYLAQQDAVGALRELQRAQELNPQDAAVYFNLGLTYELAGKKAEAVVSFRKAGELRPNWEEAMGKARSLKE; encoded by the coding sequence ATGTCCAACCGGGAAAGTAAAGAGTCTGCACCAGCCGCCGCCTCAGCGGTGGTGGCATGGGTGTTTGCTGGGTTGGTAGTGTTGCTGTTGCTCGCACCGTTGGTTTTCTGGCGGGAGTTGTATGACAGTTTGAGTGTGCCGAAGCGGGCGTTGATCCAGGTGGTGGCGTTGGGGCTTTGTGCGTTGGTGTTTTTTCAAGGAAGGGTGAGGAGGTTGCCGCAGCCGATCGGTTTTTTCGTTTGTGCCTTTCTTTTGTGGGCGTTGGTGTCGTTGACGTGGGCGGTGAATCCTTGGCTGGGGTGGTGGACGTGGTGGCAGTGGGTGGCGTGTGCGTTGATCGCTTGGGTGGTGTGGCAGGTGGAGCTGACGCCAGTGCGGTTGCGTGCGTTGCTGTGGGCGATGGCGGGAAGCGGGGCGGTGGTGGCAGTGATCGGGCTGGCGCAGGTGTGGTTTCAGTGGAGTTGGGTGCCGCAGGCGATCGCGCCGGGGAGCACGCTGGCGAATCGGAACATGGCGGCGCAGGTGATGGTGCTGGTGATTCCGGTGGCGACGGTGTTGCTCTATATGGCGCGGTGTCGGAGGGAGTTTGGGTTGGCGCTGGGTGCGCTGACTTTGTGTGTCACGTTTCTCGGTCATACGTTCACTAAGGGGTGTTGGATAGCGTGTGTGGTGAGTGGGGCGGTGGCGTTGATGTTGGGATGGAAAGTGGGGTGGCGGCCGAGTTTTGGTTCTGCGCGATTCAAAGGATTGGTGTTCGCAGCGGTGGTGGCGGCGGTGTTGATCAATGTGACGGCGCAAGGGCCGCGGTGGCGGTGGCCGGAGATCGGGGCGTATCTGACAGGGCTGGCGGAGGAGCCGGAGGAGAAGGTGTCGGAGGCGGATCGTTTGCAGGCGAAGTCATCGAAGAGTGTGGCGGTGCGGACGGTGTATTGGCGGAATACGCTGGAGATGTTGCGGGAACATCCGGTGCAAGGCGTGGGGTTGAACAACTGGCGGGTGGTGTATCCGGCGGCGACGTTGAAGGGCGTAACAGATGTGACGATGGCGAGCAGTTCGCCGGAGCGGACGCATAATGATCTGCTGCAGGTGTGGGCGGAGCTGGGGACGGTGGGATTGCTGCTGGGGTTGGCGGTGGTGGGTTTGTTTTTACGTGAGGTGTGGCGAGGGTTGCATCATGTCAGAGAGAGGGAGGAGAGGATTGTTTTGATCGGGGCGGTGGCGGCGTTGGGGGCGATTGCGGTGGATTCGTTGTTCAGTTTTCCGCTGGATCGGGAGGTGCCGCCGTTGTTTGGAGCGGTGTTGTTGGGATTGATTCTACAGATAATAAAGGGAAATGGGGGCACCCCTCATCCACAATCCTTCTCCCCTCCGAGGGGAGAAGGAAGAATAACGGAAGCCTCCTCTCCCTTGCCCTCTCCTCCGACGCCGGAGGAGAGGGGATTCGCGACGGGCGGTTTGATTGATTCTAAATATTCGCGAGCGTTGGCTGTGGCTGTCTTTATTGGGGCGGTGTTTATGGGATTGTGGCATGTGCGGCAGTGGGGGGCGGATGGGTTTTTCAAGCAGCAGTTGGCGGCGATGCGGCGTGCGGATTGGACGGAGGTGGTGCGGTTGGGGAATCGCATCAAGGAGCTGGACCCGACGCGGGTGGATGCGTGGCGGTTCACGGGGCGGGCGCAGTATCAGCTCGGGCAGTTCGATGAGGCGTGGATGGATCTGAAGCTGGTGCAGCGGTATCTGCCGGATGATTCGCAGGTGCTTTATTATCTGGCGCAGTGTGCGCAGAAGCGTGGGCAGTTCACGCAGGCGGAGGAGTTGTTGCGACGGGTCGCAGCGATTTTACCGAAGGAGGCGTTGTATCCGCATCACTTGGGATTGTTGTATCTGGCGCAGCAGGATGCAGTGGGGGCGCTCAGGGAATTACAACGGGCGCAGGAGTTGAATCCACAGGATGCGGCGGTGTATTTCAATCTGGGGTTGACATACGAACTGGCGGGGAAGAAGGCGGAGGCGGTGGTGAGTTTTCGGAAGGCGGGGGAGTTGCGGCCGAATTGGGAAGAGGCGATGGGGAAAGCACGGAGTTTGAAGGAATAG